The Stigmatella ashevillena genomic sequence TCGTCGACGTTCTTCAGCTCCCGGGTCTCCACGAGCAGGAACGCCCCCTGGGCCAGGGCCCCGAGCGCCAGGAAGTCCTTCTCGGAGCCGTGGCCCGCGTCACGCAAGGGGGCCGTCAGCCCCCCCGGCGGTGTCGCGATGGAGAAGGGCATGGCCGCCACGCGGGGGGAGAAGAGGGTGCTGGCTCCGCTCACGGTGGCGCGTGCGGAGCGCTCCAGCCACAAGGCGGGCAGGGTGAAGGACTCCTTGCGGGCGGGGATCCCCGCCTCCCGGAAGCGCGCGAGGGCCCACTCCACCGAGCGCAGGTTGGCGGGAGAGCCGGTGGCCCGCCCACCGATCTCGTCGGTCAGGGACTGCAAATCCCGAAGCAGGGGGGTGTCCCCGAGAAAGGTGGCCACCAGCCGCTCTGCTTCGGCAGGCGCGGAAGGCTTCGCTGGGGAAAGGGTGGGGGCAGGGGCTGCGGCCAGGGAGAGGCCGAGGAGGAGGGACATCAGGGGGGAGGGCACGAACGCGGATCCTCAGGAACGGTAGCGGCGCCGCAGCTCATCGATGGAGAGGCCACTCCACTCGGAGAGCTGCCGCACGGCGTCCCGGGCGTGAATGAAGTACAGCGTGTCTCCGGCGAACACGGAGAGGAACACCCGGCCACACCCCGGCAGCTTCGCGCCCTTGGCCTCCAGGTACTCCACCAGTCGCGGCAGGATGCGCTCGAGCAGGTAGGGGCGGACGTTCCCGTCCGGGAGCATGAACTCGTAGCTGGTGGCCTCGGCGAATTCCCCCTCCGGGTCCTGCCGCATGCGGGAGATGGCGATGTTGGCCTCGGTGGAAGGGGCCTTGGAGAAGGCGAGGCCCAGGAAGGTGTCGGTGTCGCTCATGCGACGTACTCTTCCTGTGCCGGAAGGGCGCGCAGCTCCGCCACCTCGGCTTGCAGCAGCCAGTCGTCGGGGAAGCTGGCGGCGGCCCGGGAGATCTGCTCCAGCCGCCCCGGCAGATACTGACGGGACTCGCGCATGGCGCGAACCTCCCGGTAGAGGGTGGCGAGCGCCGGGTGCAGGGCATCGGCCTTGCGGGCGCGCGCCTGGACTTCTCCCTCGCCCTCGGTAAAGGAGTCCATCTCTCCGAACCACCGATCCCAGGCTCCGGGATCCGCGGGGCCTCCCGCCACCGAGGGCAGCCCTTCTCCGAGAAACAGCCGCGCCACCGAGGGCAGCTCCAGCGCTCGGCCGCCCAGCGACCCACGCAGGCGAAGCACCTCGCCGCCGCCGCCAGCGAAGCCTTCCAACCGCAAGCCGCTGGCCAGCTCGAGCTGGAAGGGCCCCTGCTCCGGCAGCTCCCCCTCGCCAAAGGCAATCAGCGTGGGGCTCTGCCAAGG encodes the following:
- a CDS encoding STAUR_1299 family protein; this translates as MSDTDTFLGLAFSKAPSTEANIAISRMRQDPEGEFAEATSYEFMLPDGNVRPYLLERILPRLVEYLEAKGAKLPGCGRVFLSVFAGDTLYFIHARDAVRQLSEWSGLSIDELRRRYRS